The DNA segment CCAAATTTAGATCCttatgcttgaacaaatgttgtaagatGTGATGAtaagtgtaaacctcacaggaaactccataaagataatgtctccaaatatTTAGAGTGTGATCAatcgcagccaactccaaatcatgcaccagataattcttctcgtggggcttcagctgacgcgaagcatatgcaataaattgcccctcctgcatcaatacacaaccaaggccaacgcgtgaagcgtcgcaatacacggtatacatccccgaaccggaaggaaACACTaaaactggtgctgaagtcaatgctgtcttgagcttctgaaagctcacttcaTAATCACCGGACCATCGGAATAgaacacccttctaggtcaatttggaCAATggcgctgcaatagatgaaaagccctccacaaattgacgataataacctgctaaccccaaaacactcctgatctcagtcgccgaggtaggacgatgccaattctgaactacctCGATCTTTTTGGGATTGACTTTAATACCCTCGCTTGATACAATATGCCAGAAGAATACTACATAGTCTAGcaaaaattcacacttggagaacttagcatttAGCTTTTGTTcctgcaaggtctgaagcaccactctcaaatgctgctcgtgctcctccatactacgcCAGTAGATCAACATgccatcaatgaagacaatgacaagtGAATCAATATATGGTCTGAACAcctagttcatcaaatccataaacaccgCCGGGGCATTAGGCAAATTgaaggacattactagaaactcataatggccatacctattccggaaagcagtcttcggaacatccgaatcccaaatcttcaactgatggcaactgatagtgacctccttggcaccaccctgtagtatcgTCTCTCGGAATACCAACAAGTGTGGATCATGAAACTTTCAAGCCTTGATCCGCTCAAATAGCGAAGACtaggcaacaacacatgcaagaactcaattgggctctgaaatatccagccttaCAAGTCTGTTAGACAAGGATTGAacgtccaaagctaatggcctctcctatgCTGAAATGAAGTCCAAattacccatactctctgcctttctgctcaaggcgtctgcaactacGTTTGCTtttcccggatgataaaggatagtaatataataatattttagtaactcaagccaacTAGCGAACCTGcgtatcaacaatggcaactagtTCCTcatcataacccaagctctcatctagttgAATTGtgatgaagtctaacacatgtgataggtcgatatgatacctccggagcatggatacatggaaaaccggatgaactcccgatagactaggaggcaagacgaaatccaaacacccattccgagacgagtccaaccatataaaaattatccaattccgatatcaaagggaccttcaaatcttaaattttcgtttttggaagattttatacaaatttaatttttcttccataaattcacggattcatgatataaatgagtatgaaatcatgtaatataatcaatataggataaggaatacttaccccaatattttcccgtaaaaatcgcccaaaaatcgccttactcGAGCACAAAAttggaaaagggttgaaaatgagacgaatcccattttccagaacttaagttctgtttctaggatttttacccttcgcgaacgcggtcagtgcctcgcgtttgcgaagcacaaatttgtgttGTCCCAttttacacttcgcgaacgcaaagcttgcctagcttggccttcgcgaacgcgagatgcccttcgcgaacgcgaaggcaataaTCCTGACCAGCCTCtttccctttgcgaacgcgaggtttcggtcgcgaacacgaagctttgAACCTTAAGCCTCCGCGAACGCGGTTactctgtcgcgaacgcgaaataCAAAACGtgccagccccaatttgctcttcgcaaacgcgaggtactgaccgcgttcgcgaagaaggaaacgaGAAGCAGGTTTCTGCagttttctcaagtccaaaaatgatccgttaaccacccgaaaccaacccgagccctcggggctccaaaccaaatatgcacctaagtcctaaaatatcatacgaacttactcgcgcgattaaatcgccaaaataatatcaagaactacgaatcggacaccaaatcaaaagaaattttcaagaaaactttaaaacttatatttttacaatcggacgtccgaatcacgtcaaatcaactccgattctcaccaaatttggcagacaagtcataaatattatagtggacttACACCggactccaaaaccaaaatacagacccgagatcaataaatccaacatcagtaatttcttaaaaattattaagctttcaagcttttaatttttcatcaaaattccatatatcgagctagggacctcggaattcaatttcgggcatacacccaagtcgcaaattacgatacggacctactgaaattgtcaaaacactgatccggatccgtttactcaaaatattgactaaagtcaactcacttAAGTTTTAAAAgctatatttcatattttaatccatttttctcataaaaatttttcgaaaaattgtacggactgcgcacgcaagtcgatgaatgataaatggtacttttcgaggtcttagaatacataattacttgttaaatttaaagatgacattttgggttatcacaagaggtgtatcacaataccacaatcccaacacaaagcggccctaccgcctcaccccaatatatgcgggtggaggtgtattacaataccacaattcctacacaaagtggccctacggcctcaccccaatatatgcgggtggagatatatcacaataccacaatttcaacataaagcggccctaccgcctcatcccaatatatgtgcgggtggaggtgtatcataatATCACAGgctctaccgcctcaccccaatatatacgggtgggggtgtatcacaataccacaatccaataccacaatccctacacaaagtggccctacggcctcaccccaatatatgcgggtagaggtgtatcacaatatcacaatcccaacacaaagcggccctaccgcctcaccccaatatatgcgggtggaatgTATCACAATATCACAATCCCAACATAAAACGGCCCTACCGCCTCAatgttattttctctttattttttatcttttcatCCATCTCTAAACCAAACTCCAAAGAATGGATGATATTTTTATGTTGAGATTTCTGGCCTTTGACCAAACTAATTTTACTGTAGTTTCTTTTTTCTCTAACTTTTCTCTTAAGTATTCCTTCATGTCAAAGTTCCaaaaaaaattgttctttttTTCTCTCAGAAAATATAAATTATCTTTTATGTTTTTGGTTGTTAACTAATATTACAATGAATTTTTAAATGTTAGtgctaatgataataacatctaaaaaagataaaattatggtATATACATACAAAGTAAAAGACACAGAGTCTGAGAGCCTAAAATATCATTGAATATAGAAGGAATATCAACTAATATTATCGACTTTACTAACCATTAGTTCTTATTTATTCTTTATAGACTTTGCCCTTTTTGGTTTCTTTTTCATCATTATATCCAAactcatttctctcatttgaaTTGACAATTAGTAATTTTAATTGAATTTATCATTTAAAGCAGGAGATAGTATATTTTAATATTCTCGATCTTTCTTTAATTTAACACAAAGTTATTAAAACGAGTAAAACTTAGCTCGTTCAGTTCTTATTTTCATGACTGTTATTAGATCTCATAAATAAAAacttgaaattaatttttttggcttttcttctttgGACATGAATTAAAGTAAGGATTTAGTTATCTTACgcaatttaaataaaaaaatgattcatttgacttaaatattaatttttttaatttctaaatattaggagttcCTATTATAGCaaaacatattaattaaatataaGGTTATgactattaaaaaaataattaagtgaTAATTATATTTAATGTATAACATGATGTACGTGCTAATCCGTCATTAATGGTTAAAAGGtctatattaaaaaataaaaagtttatagGTCACCTAAAATACTTTGTGCAaatgtgaaaaattaaaattagcACTACTCACATGGACCATAAAAGAAATCTACAAAAAATTGGAATTTAGAAACATGCTTCGTGATTCTTGAGtgtttaattttagaaaaataaaacgaTGACAAAACTTTGAAGAAAAGCTTTCATTACAACTCGTAACATGTTAAAACTTAAAATCGTGAATAGTTACATGATTTAAACAATGAAAAAGTCTATAGAAGTAAAATCTTACtcaattttaaatttctaaatattaggagtttctatatagtttaaataaggaaggatttaataaataaaatttagttGATTCTAAATTTCTACATATtatgaaaataatgaaaatacaattacaattttgtctaatgtgaaatttatttttaaagggtaaaaaagacgaacgacatttcgctagggcctttgtgcttttaatataatactagtttttgtgtacgtgcgttgcacgcgTGGCTCGCGCTAATCAATAAAAAATATACTACctccgtctcaaattatttgtcgtaCTTTCTAAgaatagttgtctcaaattatttgtcattttagaagttcaagataaaataaattatattttttctattttacccttaataattATTCTTGACGATggagataacacataaataaaataaatattccaTGAAGAGAGTCTATGTTTTAAGACATATATAAACAAGGGTAAAATACTCCAAACCCCCtcctaattaatttttcttaaggGGTGGGTAAAAGAGAAACACAACAGATAATTTGACACAGAGAAAATATATAAGAAACACAAATTATTGAAAATAGCAGTTGACGCTAAAATAAGTGCAACAATTTCTTAAATGCTAAAAAAATTAATGTTATACCTTGACATATTAATTGCATCCAATATATGCTAAACTTACAAAGACaataaaagtattttaaaaaataaaagaattctcATAATATTCATTATGATTGAAGAGAGATATGGTGAGCGTTAATTGTCTAGATCacgaataataaaaaaaaaaaaattctctaaCGGCAATGTAAAATACATGGAGCTGTCATCTATTGTAACAAATGCAAaaggagagaaaaataaatgacaaataaataaattatattctaTTCGTTTTATCCTTATTGCATCAagtttgtattattttaatttggcTCTTAATAGTCAATACTACATCatctattttgttttatttttttgattgctTTAACCACAAATTGCTCTTTTTTTAAAACCAACTTTATGTACTCTAAGAGGTTTTTCAACTTGATTTTTTTCTATTTAGAAAAGAATTGGCTGGCattattttgttaattagttaattcaaaaacttaaatttttgttttcaataaggaaataatttattttttattgattcAAATTCTTGATATTGGCTCATCATCTCAATAaggattattttgttatttttatttttggatattGTATTTGCAGAATCATGAGTGTTAGCAAATACTACTTTTCTAGTCTCTTTCGCCCCTTCTCTGtttatcttctatatttttaaaatattatatgccatttgttttaattattgAGTGTAATTTAAATATATTATACATAAAAAATTTGCTAAATAGAAAAATATTGTTTAATTTGGAGAGAAaagtagttcaaatataatatgaaCTTTTATAGTTCACATATaataacatgaaaagaattatGATTATATTACattattcaaataaaaaaataatttatgtaagacaataaaagaaatattaaTCGGTTTTAAAGTCCAATATAAAGATTTAACAAAAAAATTAGGTGCAAGAATGTAAGACCCATTTTACCTAAGACCCGgagtttcgtggtgccgaagtaggtTTATGTGTTGgcgattgtagagattcttcgctGCGAGCTTGCGAACCGCGATTCGGATTTTTTGGGTTGAACactgcgttggggagttgaagaaaatttttgaaaatgcagggcatttctgcggtccactctgcgatcgcagaacGGATATGCGGATCGCAGATCTGCCGCAGATCAAAGTagaaaactggggcaaaattttggaccattatgcgggccgcataactcATCGTAGACCCAACATGAAATTTTTCGGAGGGGAGTTATGTGGCGCATTGTGCGACCACAGaattggtctgcggaccgcagactgaTCGCAAAGTGGGGCAGAATTGCCCAGTTCCGGAGAGTCATTATGcggcccattttgcggaccgcataagcattatgaggtcgcatatgcgaccgcagatctgtgacggggctcctatttttctaatttttgaacccgaccccattcttataaaacacccTTGGGGATcattttaaaagggaaaaatatATATTCCTAGAGAGAGGGAGTGACATAGAGTGAGAGGGGAAGTTCCTAAGCTCatcatccatcaattcttgctcaaattgaAGAATTTGCAAGGAGAATTCACTAGGTCTCCATCCTAGAGGTAAGGTTCTGCTTCATAGCCCTCAATTTCGTGATCTTAATTATAAATATGTAATAAGCCAAGCAATTTTTAGGTGtaggagttgtttattttacattcaTGTACCATCTAGGGTAGTGGGAAGATTATTGAGCTCTTTTGGGTGAACTTTGGGTAGTGAggtgaaagaatccaccataggaggataTTGAAACTTTAATgcacacctaatgtttgataaaatgcttaagtgagctggaactatgaactccttcctaatttgtgttcaattttgctatttctctaaatagatcaaagtggCTAGGATTTCCGGAATATTGTAGTAAATTAAAAAGGTCgaggcgaggtatgttggctaaacttctctcttagaattgaatttccACGATGTTCTAGTAAGTCCCGAGTTGTCTATTACGAATTAACTTTTATGAATAAATTTGGTGTCGAAAGATGTATTTatatgaatatgttcaaaatgtgttcctgAATATtattatcatgttatgttattcttcggGAGCGTGTTCAAAGTATGAGTATGTATTAAAATGTCGTGACCTTAAGTCAAGCCCAAATGAAGACGATCAtatcaaattgtgtaagaaatcataTGTGGCTAAGACCCTAAATTGCTCAAATGTATGCTTAAAGTCTTGGATAGAAATATTTGTTGTTGACAATCCGTGTTTATGTTTGAAAGTGGAATAGTGAGcatgaattatgaagtacggcCAATGTGCCGAGAATGATATTACGTTATGGCCAATGatgccaataaaatgaatgacatgtaaaagaatatgaacTGAGTGGTAAATACTTTTGATAATAAATATCTTGGGAGTATCttttagccaccgaggaagggtagtttaacgatccggccggtcgttttaagtattacaaccccatttccccatttacttctcaattaGTGTTTTACAtttgttatatgacttaccggagtaattagttcgggtccggtgaggtcttggaatgaattgaaacacttaattccaaagtttaaaacttaagttgaaaagtttggctggatgtcgacctatgtgtaaagtttttatgatttcaatagctccgaatggtgattttggacttaggagcgtgtccgaaaaattatttagaaacccgtagctaaattaggcttgaaatggctaaaatagaaatttaagtttgaaagtttgacctgggagatttgataggtttcagcatcaaatgtagaagttgaaattttttagtttcattaaacttgaattggggtatgattcgtatttttagcgttgtttgatgtgatttgaggcttcgactaagttcatatgatattttaggacttgttggtgtatttagttgaggtcccgggggcctcgggtgagtttcaaatggttaacggatcaaatttgaaCTTAGAACAATTGAAACTTGGTGCTGCCTACCGATGCAATCGCACATGCGAAAAATTGGCTCGCAGgtgtgagctcgcagaagcgagcctgaaATTGCAGAAGCGTGCGGTCTGCAGAAGCGGACGAAATATCCCAGAAGCGACCacatggtcgcagatgcggcctgggCTAGGAGTGcattggaccgcagaagcgagaatggcgcagaagcggttaaaagttccgcagaagcggaacctctGGGCAGTGTACAAAATAGAGGGTtccgatatttttgtcattttggatatTTTCAACACGACTTTGGGCAAtatttcagagagaattcacgggaaaTCTTGGGATCAgttacttgtgatcattgttagtcaataatattggattatcattgagtatttcgactagattatgtgtttttgaggatttatgtaacaccccggaaaatttcgaagtacttaagtgtaaacccgggtaaaatttgcaaagaaaataatgttttacgGTGccagactaggcttacgtgtttgaggattgtagctCACCGCGGCTCGGatcttttgggttgaacaatgcaccggaaagtaaaggaaattttttggcaaaaaagtgcgtttatgcggtccattatgcgaccgcataatcactctgcgggctgcataatagccgcagaagtgagcaggagagggccattctggaagcagctatgcggtcgactatgacACTCCGCATCTGGATCCCGTGGTAACTTTGCTACGAAATGACTTTTAGCAAAGATGGGCGTCAATGGAATCCTGTCACGATCATCCTCGACTCTCTTTATTACATAATATAGCGTAACTACAAATAATGATCCTAATGATTCTAGGATGTAACACTCCGCATCTGGATCCCGTGGTAACTTTGCTACGAAATGACTTTTAGCAAAGATGGGCGTCAATGGAATCCTGTCACGATCATCCTCGACTCTCTTTATTACATAATATAGCGTAACTACAAATAATGATCCTAATGATTCTAGGATGTAACACTCCGCATCTGGATCCCGTGGTAACTTTGCTACGAAATGACTTTTAGCAGGTCCAGAGCCAGCAACATCACAAACATAGACACAGCCGCTATAAGCAACCGTGTAAAAGAGGCCATCAAAATATACCACATCACTAACATGTTGGAAAGAGGTTCCATTCCTAATCCTGGTCCATAGTAAATCTCCTGGTCTCCAAAAACTGAGGAATCGGTTGGGTCCCTCAATGACCATGAGAACATAGTCAGATGTCTGAGAAGGATTAGCTAAGAGAACTGCTTTCCTGATAAAGGTCCATGGTTCATCAGTGTCGTTGAGTTCATAATAATCTTCAGTGGTATTTTGATGGGACAATTCGATCTGAACACCAGAGAAGGGATGTAACAGACTGATTTTACCCTCGTCTTTTCCAACTGTGATAAGCCATCCCATAGACTCCACACATCGTTTTCCACTGGCTCCCGGAATTC comes from the Nicotiana tabacum cultivar K326 chromosome 14, ASM71507v2, whole genome shotgun sequence genome and includes:
- the LOC107827712 gene encoding putative F-box protein At5g55150 — encoded protein: MAELQDVADWSDLQHDLLVLVVRRLNLIEDYLNFGMVCKSWHYVATKANFNSDLPRIPWLMLAEEEDDNTCRKFFSLYNGMILKKRIPGASGKRCVESMGWLITVGKDEGKISLLHPFSGVQIELSHQNTTEDYYELNDTDEPWTFIRKAVLLANPSQTSDYVLMVIEGPNRFLSFWRPGDLLWTRIRNGTSFQHVSDVVYFDGLFYTVAYSGCVYVCDVAGSGPAKSHFVAKLPRDPDAECYILESLGSLFVVTLYYVIKRVEDDRDRIPLTPIFAKSHFVAKLPRDPDAECYILESLGSLFVVTLYYVIKRVEDDRDRIPLTPIFAKRS